Proteins encoded within one genomic window of Candidatus Binataceae bacterium:
- a CDS encoding ribonuclease HII, whose product MSKRPDLRYERKLWKTGIEVVAGVDEAGVGPMAGPVVAAAVIFAPEKFIRGVHDSKQLTAERRDELHELIRTGALAIGVGIAEVEEIDRLNIFWATMAASRRAVTALGVAPQHVLVDGRRIPGLAHEQTRIVGGDRKSFCIAAASIIAKVTRDRIMAELDALHPGYGFARHKGYCTADHFDALEKLGPSPIHRRSFAPVAESAQLRLFVDADDLAD is encoded by the coding sequence ATGTCGAAGCGACCTGACCTGCGCTACGAGCGCAAACTGTGGAAGACCGGAATCGAGGTCGTTGCCGGTGTCGATGAGGCGGGAGTCGGTCCGATGGCGGGGCCGGTGGTCGCGGCGGCGGTGATCTTCGCGCCGGAAAAATTTATCCGGGGTGTGCACGATTCCAAGCAGCTCACCGCTGAGCGGCGCGACGAGCTTCACGAACTGATTCGCACGGGAGCGCTGGCGATCGGTGTCGGAATCGCCGAGGTCGAGGAAATCGATCGGCTCAACATCTTCTGGGCGACGATGGCGGCGAGCCGGCGCGCGGTCACAGCGCTCGGCGTCGCGCCGCAGCACGTGCTGGTCGATGGCCGCAGGATTCCCGGCCTGGCGCACGAGCAGACGCGAATCGTCGGCGGCGATCGCAAGAGTTTCTGTATCGCGGCGGCGTCGATCATCGCCAAGGTCACACGCGATCGGATCATGGCCGAGCTCGACGCGCTCCATCCCGGTTACGGCTTCGCCCGGCACAAGGGCTACTGCACCGCGGATCACTTCGACGCGCTTGAAAAGCTCGGTCCGTCGCCGATTCATCGCCGCTCATTCGCGCCCGTTGCCGAGAGCGCCCAACTCAGACTCTTCGTGGACGCCGATGACCTCGCGGACTGA
- a CDS encoding thiamine pyrophosphate-dependent enzyme has protein sequence MTSRTELLALYRTIGLVSRFNGNADVAAAAAVLCGALSPMRETDCIVAKIDREVLKLANEAPQIATGGMRHALEPAYTAQNRNQQAIVCCLFDDSILADGEFHEAMNEAAVAALPIVFVCENNFYGLGTLFDGASCQEELYRFAAGYKIPAWRVDGADVLEVRAAALAAANHARAGEGPALIDAVTYHPRGDSAEPEGFKPPHEEIILHEREPHATLRARIVAEHPGIQTALDEIDRECGFARHRA, from the coding sequence ATGACCTCGCGGACTGAGCTGCTCGCGCTTTATCGAACTATCGGACTGGTCAGTCGATTCAACGGAAACGCAGACGTCGCGGCAGCGGCGGCGGTCCTGTGCGGCGCGCTTTCTCCGATGCGCGAAACTGACTGTATAGTCGCAAAGATTGATCGCGAAGTTCTGAAACTCGCGAACGAAGCGCCGCAGATCGCGACCGGCGGAATGCGCCACGCGCTCGAGCCGGCCTACACGGCACAGAATCGTAACCAACAGGCGATAGTCTGCTGCCTCTTTGATGACTCGATTCTGGCTGACGGCGAATTTCACGAGGCGATGAATGAAGCCGCCGTCGCCGCGCTACCGATCGTGTTCGTGTGCGAGAACAATTTCTACGGCCTTGGCACGCTGTTCGACGGCGCGAGCTGCCAGGAGGAGCTGTACCGTTTCGCCGCCGGCTACAAGATTCCGGCGTGGCGCGTCGACGGCGCCGACGTGCTGGAAGTCCGCGCCGCCGCGCTCGCGGCGGCAAATCACGCACGCGCCGGTGAGGGTCCCGCGCTCATCGATGCCGTCACGTATCATCCGCGCGGCGATTCGGCCGAGCCCGAGGGCTTCAAGCCGCCGCACGAGGAGATCATCCTGCATGAGCGCGAGCCCCACGCGACGTTGCGCGCGCGAATCGTTGCGGAGCATCCGGGCATTCAAACTGCCCTCGATGAAATCGATCGCGAGTGCGGCTTTGCGCGCCATCGCGCTTAG
- a CDS encoding GYD domain-containing protein has translation MANYVIFFHITHQGLDHLKGGPERIEAIRQDFDKHGAKVKDFYAFMGHPTYDTMFLVEAPSDEAISQLVLKIEAAGNVRSETHRAFNFDEWKKLVAGVGK, from the coding sequence ATGGCCAACTACGTTATCTTTTTCCATATCACTCATCAGGGTCTAGACCATCTCAAAGGCGGGCCGGAACGGATCGAAGCGATCCGCCAGGACTTCGACAAACACGGCGCGAAGGTCAAGGATTTCTACGCCTTCATGGGGCATCCGACCTACGACACGATGTTTCTGGTCGAGGCGCCGAGCGACGAGGCGATCTCGCAGCTCGTCTTGAAGATCGAGGCGGCAGGCAACGTGCGCAGCGAAACCCATCGCGCATTCAACTTCGACGAGTGGAAGAAGCTCGTCGCTGGCGTAGGCAAGTAA
- the sufT gene encoding putative Fe-S cluster assembly protein SufT — protein MERVEISRECEAVQIPAGTKVTLEKGLEAYITQSLGGTFTIQVPAYGGLYRIAGKDADAVGKKPEDAGSIAAQGGDLEAMVWEQLKSCYDPEIPVNIVDLGLIYGMEIKDQDDGTKRIEVKMTLTAQGCGMGASIAYDAKQKLMGLPSVSEADVDLVWDPPWTPQMITPEARERLGIE, from the coding sequence ATGGAACGCGTTGAGATTTCCCGCGAGTGCGAGGCCGTACAGATCCCGGCCGGCACCAAGGTCACGCTCGAGAAAGGACTGGAGGCTTACATCACCCAGTCGCTCGGCGGGACGTTCACCATCCAGGTTCCTGCCTACGGCGGCTTGTATCGCATCGCGGGCAAGGACGCCGACGCCGTCGGCAAGAAGCCCGAGGACGCGGGGAGCATAGCCGCGCAGGGCGGCGATCTCGAAGCGATGGTGTGGGAGCAGCTCAAGAGCTGCTACGACCCGGAAATCCCGGTGAATATCGTTGACCTCGGCCTCATCTACGGCATGGAGATCAAGGACCAGGACGACGGCACCAAGCGCATCGAGGTCAAGATGACGCTGACGGCGCAGGGATGCGGCATGGGCGCATCGATCGCATACGATGCCAAGCAGAAACTGATGGGCCTGCCGAGCGTGTCGGAAGCCGATGTCGATCTGGTATGGGATCCGCCTTGGACGCCGCAAATGATCACGCCCGAAGCCCGCGAACGATTGGGTATCGAGTAA
- the lipA gene encoding lipoyl synthase: MPERKHPDWIKVRAPASPEFFRTKQILGERKLHTVCQEACCPNIGECFSHRTATFMLMGDVCTRNCPYCAVAHGKVRPLDPDEPRRIADAVRELGLQHVVVTSVDRDDLPDGGAGHFAATARAIKSMLPKTRVEVLVPDFQGLLAAVNTVVASPVDIYNHNIETVPSLYRTTRPGGKYERSLDVLRHAKETARAAHNPMLTKAGVMLGLGEQRDELISVLRDLAEIECDIITLGQYLRPSKDHLPVVRYVPPAEFAELKVEALKLGFRHVESGPLVRSSYHAWEHVN, from the coding sequence ATGCCCGAGCGGAAACATCCCGATTGGATCAAGGTGCGCGCACCGGCGTCGCCGGAATTTTTCCGCACCAAGCAGATCCTCGGTGAGCGCAAGCTTCACACCGTGTGCCAGGAGGCGTGTTGCCCGAATATCGGCGAATGCTTCTCGCATCGCACGGCGACTTTTATGCTGATGGGCGACGTATGCACGCGCAATTGCCCGTACTGCGCGGTCGCTCACGGCAAGGTGCGGCCTCTGGATCCCGACGAGCCGCGCCGTATCGCCGACGCCGTGCGTGAGTTGGGCTTGCAGCATGTCGTGGTCACGTCGGTCGATCGCGACGATCTTCCCGACGGCGGCGCGGGGCACTTTGCCGCGACCGCGCGCGCGATCAAGTCGATGCTGCCGAAGACACGCGTCGAAGTTCTGGTTCCCGACTTCCAGGGATTGCTCGCGGCGGTCAATACCGTCGTCGCCTCGCCGGTCGACATCTACAATCACAATATCGAGACCGTCCCGAGCCTCTATCGCACGACGCGCCCGGGCGGGAAGTACGAACGATCGCTCGATGTGCTCCGCCATGCCAAGGAAACCGCGCGCGCGGCGCATAATCCGATGCTGACGAAGGCGGGAGTCATGCTCGGCCTCGGCGAGCAGCGCGACGAGTTGATCTCAGTGCTGCGCGATCTGGCTGAAATCGAGTGCGACATAATCACGCTCGGCCAGTATCTGCGCCCATCGAAGGATCATCTGCCGGTCGTGCGCTACGTGCCGCCGGCGGAGTTCGCCGAACTGAAAGTCGAAGCGCTGAAGCTAGGCTTTCGCCACGTCGAATCAGGCCCGCTTGTGCGCAGCTCCTACCACGCCTGGGAACACGTCAACTGA
- the lpdA gene encoding dihydrolipoyl dehydrogenase, which produces MANTRYDLVVIGSGPGGYVAAIRASQLKMKVAVIERDRPGGVCLNWGCIPSKALLNSAETMEKIRHAGKEHGIEVGEIKFDFTKVIARSRGAAEKLSKGVLFLLKKNKIDFYPASASITGPNTVALAQAEGLPAPAAPALDADKILIAAGSGERLFPGMNVGDGVVTSKEALVLDKLPASVIVIGAGAIGCEFAYFYQSFGAKVTMVELEKQMLPGMDAEVAEELRRAFVKRGVAVMLGHGYKSMAKHGDLWSVTLDASGTAKTLEAEAVLVAVGRTPLSRDMGLEKLGIEVERGGFIKIDESFRTAVPSICAIGDVVRPPLLAHKASAEGIAAVEIMAGVREPGFDLLSIPGCIYCIPEVATVGLSEADAKARGLEVKVGKVPFRAIGKAVAINEAEGFVKIVATTQYSEVVGCQIIGHNATDMISEVVLGKTLEATTAELGRTVHPHPTMSEGIMEAALNAEGESINF; this is translated from the coding sequence TTGGCGAACACACGTTACGACCTCGTGGTTATCGGCTCGGGACCCGGCGGATATGTCGCTGCGATCCGCGCGAGCCAGCTCAAAATGAAAGTCGCGGTTATCGAGCGCGATCGGCCCGGCGGCGTATGCCTTAACTGGGGATGTATCCCGTCGAAGGCGCTGCTCAACTCGGCCGAGACGATGGAGAAAATTCGTCACGCAGGGAAGGAGCACGGAATCGAGGTCGGCGAGATCAAGTTCGACTTCACTAAAGTGATCGCGCGCTCGCGCGGCGCCGCCGAGAAGCTCTCCAAGGGCGTGCTGTTTCTCCTCAAGAAAAACAAGATCGATTTCTACCCGGCGAGCGCCTCGATCACCGGGCCTAATACCGTCGCACTCGCGCAGGCCGAAGGTCTGCCGGCACCAGCGGCGCCAGCGCTCGATGCGGACAAAATTTTGATCGCCGCAGGATCGGGCGAGCGGCTTTTCCCCGGCATGAACGTCGGCGACGGCGTTGTGACGAGCAAGGAGGCTCTCGTGCTCGACAAGCTGCCCGCGAGCGTCATCGTCATTGGCGCCGGCGCAATCGGATGCGAGTTCGCATATTTCTACCAATCGTTCGGCGCCAAGGTGACGATGGTCGAGCTCGAAAAGCAGATGCTCCCCGGGATGGACGCCGAGGTCGCCGAGGAGCTGCGGCGCGCATTCGTGAAACGCGGCGTCGCCGTGATGCTCGGGCATGGCTACAAGTCGATGGCGAAGCACGGCGACCTGTGGTCGGTTACGCTCGATGCGTCAGGGACTGCGAAAACCCTCGAAGCCGAAGCTGTCCTCGTCGCGGTCGGGCGCACGCCGCTCAGCCGCGACATGGGCCTCGAGAAACTCGGCATCGAGGTCGAGCGCGGCGGATTCATAAAGATTGATGAGTCATTCCGCACGGCCGTGCCGAGTATCTGCGCGATCGGCGACGTGGTGCGCCCGCCGTTGCTCGCTCATAAGGCGTCAGCCGAAGGCATCGCGGCCGTCGAAATCATGGCGGGAGTGCGCGAGCCGGGCTTCGATCTGCTGTCGATCCCCGGTTGTATTTATTGCATCCCAGAGGTCGCGACCGTGGGATTGAGCGAGGCCGACGCCAAGGCGCGCGGCCTCGAGGTGAAAGTCGGCAAGGTGCCGTTCCGCGCGATCGGCAAAGCGGTCGCGATCAACGAGGCGGAAGGCTTCGTGAAGATCGTCGCGACCACCCAATACAGCGAAGTCGTGGGATGCCAGATCATCGGCCACAACGCGACCGACATGATCTCCGAAGTGGTGCTGGGCAAGACCCTCGAAGCGACGACCGCCGAGCTCGGCCGCACCGTCCATCCGCATCCCACGATGTCCGAAGGTATAATGGAAGCCGCGCTGAACGCGGAAGGCGAGTCGATCAATTTTTGA
- a CDS encoding PH domain-containing protein: MRCPQCGSELAAGAAFCSRCGTRLYVPKPADVREYALAKLRPSAWQFAHAFVLGAIIIGGGSFIVYNNHDAWRPGFALVAFGILVITFAVIAVRAVSWSITSDRVIERRGYLASRRREMELADIRSVEVDRRILQRLLGLGNVTIASAASADFAIQLRDIYDPEAAAETIRKARLKRLA, translated from the coding sequence ATGCGATGTCCGCAGTGCGGGAGCGAACTGGCAGCCGGCGCGGCTTTTTGCTCGCGATGCGGCACGCGGCTCTACGTCCCAAAGCCGGCTGACGTTCGCGAGTACGCGCTCGCCAAGCTGCGGCCGTCGGCCTGGCAATTCGCGCACGCGTTCGTACTCGGCGCGATCATCATCGGCGGGGGTTCCTTCATCGTTTACAACAACCACGACGCCTGGCGGCCCGGCTTCGCGCTGGTCGCCTTCGGAATCCTCGTGATCACCTTCGCCGTGATCGCGGTGCGCGCCGTAAGTTGGAGTATCACTTCCGATCGCGTGATCGAGCGGCGCGGCTACCTCGCCTCGCGGCGGCGCGAGATGGAGCTGGCGGATATCCGCTCGGTCGAAGTGGATCGGCGCATCCTGCAGCGCCTGCTCGGACTCGGCAACGTGACGATCGCCTCGGCGGCGAGCGCCGATTTTGCGATCCAGCTCCGCGACATCTATGATCCCGAGGCGGCGGCGGAAACGATCCGCAAGGCGCGCCTCAAACGCCTCGCCTGA
- the lipB gene encoding lipoyl(octanoyl) transferase LipB — protein MSPHRSLDVARLGVVQYETALTLQTAMVAARIEDRIGDTLLLLEHPHVLTLGRGADERFIVDNGAHLPVFRVSRGGQVTYHGPGQLVAYPILRLEGAARDVGAYLRNLEQVMIDALSRYGIVAERRKGLTGVWIGTRKIASIGVGLKRWVTYHGLAINVSTDLDRFAAIVPCGIDGCEMASVAGEGHPEVTMREFGDALAMAFGAVFGHDVITTIESAALWRLVDTSANIPQAR, from the coding sequence ATGAGCCCGCACAGATCACTCGATGTGGCGCGGCTGGGCGTCGTTCAGTATGAGACGGCGCTTACGCTGCAGACTGCGATGGTCGCGGCGCGTATCGAGGATCGTATCGGCGATACGCTCCTGCTCCTCGAGCATCCGCACGTGCTCACGCTCGGGCGCGGCGCTGACGAACGGTTTATCGTCGATAACGGGGCGCATCTTCCGGTGTTTCGCGTCTCGCGCGGCGGCCAGGTCACGTATCATGGGCCCGGCCAGCTCGTTGCGTATCCGATTCTCAGGCTCGAAGGCGCGGCGCGCGACGTGGGTGCGTATCTCAGGAATCTCGAGCAGGTGATGATCGACGCGCTCAGCCGTTACGGAATAGTCGCCGAGCGGCGCAAGGGCCTCACCGGCGTATGGATCGGGACGCGCAAGATCGCATCGATTGGCGTGGGGCTCAAGCGCTGGGTGACTTATCACGGTCTCGCGATCAATGTTTCGACGGATCTGGATCGATTCGCCGCAATTGTTCCGTGCGGAATTGATGGATGTGAGATGGCATCAGTAGCCGGCGAAGGCCATCCGGAAGTCACGATGCGCGAGTTCGGCGACGCGCTCGCGATGGCGTTCGGCGCGGTGTTCGGCCACGACGTCATCACGACGATCGAAAGCGCGGCGCTGTGGCGGCTCGTTGATACATCCGCGAATATCCCGCAAGCTCGGTGA
- a CDS encoding type II toxin-antitoxin system PemK/MazF family toxin → MPNRGEVWLANLNPKRGAEPAKLRPVLIVQAQVLLDESYPSTLIIPLTTNTIPGAEPLRIGMLPAGKLRERSDLLIDQMRAIDNRRLIEGPLVTFDAPLMAKIGEAIKEVLDLTD, encoded by the coding sequence ATGCCTAATCGCGGCGAAGTGTGGCTCGCGAATCTGAACCCCAAACGCGGCGCCGAGCCGGCCAAGCTTCGCCCCGTCCTGATCGTTCAGGCTCAAGTCCTGCTCGACGAATCCTATCCCTCGACACTAATCATTCCCTTGACCACCAACACCATCCCGGGTGCGGAACCGCTTCGCATCGGGATGTTGCCCGCGGGAAAGCTGCGCGAGCGCTCCGATTTGCTCATCGACCAGATGCGCGCAATCGACAACCGCCGCCTCATCGAAGGGCCGCTGGTAACGTTCGACGCTCCGCTGATGGCTAAAATCGGCGAAGCGATCAAAGAAGTGCTGGACCTGACGGACTGA